In Vigna unguiculata cultivar IT97K-499-35 chromosome 3, ASM411807v1, whole genome shotgun sequence, a single genomic region encodes these proteins:
- the LOC114178967 gene encoding pinin-like — translation MGTAAVEKTEEVLRSEIDELLRQQREITERLRDPRGLRRGALAGPALRTNGAVRQRPFIRSGDRNESEDQPPAKRRLSSAVVKVDDGELPEDADAGQDGKEKDSAIEGVNGTGAVIQSDRNLFNSHQSGWSKRDGNQRTSKVSDIPPAEHVPRVLPKNEDPSLVNRNKRMLGQLLGTLEKFRKEDMQLSGTEAYMRRSNSLQRAEQRAREESERLRKEEREQLAEKRRRDLTLRARVSAKTEEKKLELLFLRWSEHHKRLSNFIRTKAEPPIYYLPNKPLDEDPMSLEKRKEEAFLEWKNARREEVSEYQKQIGEQYVANVEKDLERWQNARNARKANNDQNLQETMDKELDTHRLEHGPKKRKIPDGNNNEDDDDDVEDINVGEDDMMDDELDDDSGRRIDETTK, via the exons ATGGGGACCGCGGCGGTGGAGAAGACGGAGGAAGTACTCCGCAGCGAGATCGACGAGCTTCTTCGCCAACAGCgcgag ATTACTGAGAGGCTTCGAGATCCTCGAGGTCTTCGCAGAGGTGCCTTGGCGGGGCCTGCTCTTCGAACTAACGGTGCTGTTCGCCAAAGACCCTTCATTCGCTCT GGAGACAGGAATGAATCCGAAGATCAACCTCCTGCGAAACGTAGGCTTTCATCCGCTGTGGTTAAG GTGGATGATGGCGAGTTACCTGAAGATGCTGATGCAGGACAGGATGGAAAGGAAAAGGATTCAGCTATTGAAGGTGTGAATGGGACTGGTGCAGTGATCCAGAGTGATAGGAACCTTTTCAATTCTCACCAAAGTGGATGGTCTAAGAGAGATGGCAATCAAAGAACTTCCAAG GTTTCTGATATTCCCCCCGCGGAACATGTTCCAAGGGTACTGCCAAAGAATGAGGATCCCAGTTTGGTTAATAGGAATAAAAGAATGTTGGGTCAGCTTCTGGGAACTCTGGAG AAATTCAGAAAGGAAGACATGCAACTCTCGGGAACAGAGGCATATATGCGAAGATCCAACTCCTTGCAAAGA GCGGAGCAAAGGGCACGTGAAGAAAGTGAAAGGCTTAGGAAAGAAGAGCGTGAACAACTTGCTGAAAAACGAAGGAGAGACTTG ACCCTTAGGGCTCGTGTGTCTGCTAAGacagaagaaaagaaattggagTTGCTGTTTCTTCGCTGGAGTGAGCATCATAAAAGACTAAGCAATTTTATAAG GACTAAAGCAGAACCTCCAATCTACTATTTGCCTAACAAGCCCTTGGATGAAGATCCAATGTCACTGGAGAAGCGCAAAGAAGAG GCATTCCTAGAATGGAAGAATGCAAGAAGAGAGGAAGTGTCTGAGTACCAGAAACAGATTGGGGAACAGTACGTTGCCAATGTTGAGAAGGATTTGGAGAGATGGCAGAATGCAAGGAACGCAAGGAAAGCAAACAATGACCAGAATTTACAGGAGACTATGGACAAAGAGTTGGATACTCATAGGTTGGAGCATGGTCCCAAGAAAAGAAAGATCCCAGATGGAAACAataatgaagatgatgatgatgatgtggAAGATATAAATGTGGGAGAGGATGACATGATGGATGATGAATTAGACGATGACTCTGGTAGAAGGATTGATGAAACAACAAAGTAG